tcaaaaaaaaaaagttaaaactatttttatccCTTTATATTTCAGGAAGGGATGCAAAATGATGATCATACAAGGGGTTCCTTATAAGTTTGAAACCTGTATGCCTGtatctagttttttttttttttttttttttaaacagcatAATTATTCCTTCTGAGAAGTGTTTCTCAAGTGTTTTCGGGTTCAGGTTGAAAATAAGGAGTTACAGGTTCATGCAGTGGATCTATAACAGATTATGCTGCATACTAAAACCAACTAAACAAAATTGAGTGGAAAAAAAAGTAAGTGCCATTATGTAACCTTGATTAGTATGTTGGTTAGCAAAGTAAACCATGGTTAAAGCAGGACACATAAGGACAGTAGATCCTATAAAGACAATTAATCGTATTGAGTACAgacacagacaaaaaaaatccaAGACATTCTCAGTCACTAGTTGTCAAATCCGTGGTACAGCAGTTACCGTATTCtaaatatactatatattttatattaagatCTGATAGACTTGAATTGAATGCTAACAAATCATATCTCGAGGTCATTTTATTTCTCTCAAGAGCAATTCACAAGAGACCAATGTGACCAAAACTAACCCAAACCAAGAACAAATTCTCtatcagtcttttcaatattaCATGGCATGCAAACAAAACAAGGGGTCAGACAGTGTACAACACCAGATGCTCATGCTCTCCATTTCACATATGTGCAAACGTGCACATAAACATGTACCGAGATGCAGATTACATTCACTCTGCTGCTCAAAGAGCCACAAATGACAGATTATAATGAGTTATTAATGTAATTGCTGGATTATGAGGACTGTTTCTATATTCAGAATTGATATGGACAAATAGATTGGATGGATAAGAGAAATTGCAGTAGAGTgctggattatttccttcattCATTCACTTCTCTAAGAGCGGATCAGAAATAGGCCTTTAGAGATCAGAGAGGGTCAGAGATGTAAAAATGGTGCTTTACTGATAATATGGATGACTGATGCACCACAAACATAAAACTAAAAGCATCATGGTGCTAACTGCGAAAGCTTATCAGTCTGGAACAACGTCTGCAAAAAGGGATGTAAATGGGTTTGTGcaacttgtgtgtgtgttcagggcTGCTATGCTCGTAGGGTCAATGAAGACTGAGACCTGAGCTGACCGTTGATTCCAATGCAATAATTGCAGTAACTGGGCCATGCGTCAGGAAAGAAGGGATGAGTTAATTTAGTCTTAGAGAGCAAACACCACAAAGAAACAGATTAGACAGGGTGTCAAGCGTCAACTATCTTAAAGCATTCAAGTTGAGATGTTCACCTGGACGATCAACTTTGACACGTTTGAATATttatatatgggtcattgacgaataatgtttttaaaagtgtaaaaaacataatggagatattattcattttgaagttttaagtgttaacaataagattatgtggtttttagaatcaattaacactgcttttgtcatttttttacaaggtttgtcaccaaaaaagtcattcggttttaccgaattaCACTTTTGGTTACACtgaatgaagatatttttaaacgatgcaaacaggctgatatctagttagcttgttagctagctagcaaaaggaaaatcaaacattttatatttagtacaagtttttaaaatattacaatattttccatgttttatagcagttgtaccgaatgacctgatgtttcgggacatgcgtttgagcaagtgaaaacatgaatttttcaaatagttaaaagagagttatttgcttcatgaccatgtggtcctttgcaggtgtctgaatgatgttacatcctgtcacatgatattgacggcatgacttgatccaaaatggatctttcatcaatgaaattcatttttcatgacattctttctcataacaaagaaacagcttccacacataattttaataccattttgcactatgttgatatttgatgttataaaatcatgccagaataaaaaatatatacatttatttcattttaagatattttaatcgcaaatgaaatggctgtattggcctttggatggttaaaccgaatgaccttttgacacttcaaaatctttaaaatacctttatatgtagcaaaatataattaaaacttttTGGATTCAATAACAGAGATccagttgtactaccttacatactttgcatgttatatctttgtttttattattattaaagcctttggaaaaaaaagagacccatcacgtcattgacccatataaatatcagcatcattgctccagttttcagtgtcacatgatctttcagaaattattctaatatgctgatttgctgctcaaacatttattattacgttgaaatgtttttgctgcttaacacacacacacatttacaagtgatttccgaaggatcatgtggcactaaagactggagtaatggctgctgaaattttaaaatatatttctatttacAATTCTATATATTCAAAGAGAAAATAGTTTGTAATATTCTAAATATGTTATATTTGGGGGTGTACACATTTTGAATTCAATGATCTGGGTAAATTATATCTttgaaaaaaaaggagaaaaaaaaacagttgtttaTCATCAAGGTAAAAGACACAGTATTAAGATtcaagggtatgtaaacttttgaactggtTCATTTGTGTAAATTCAGTTATGCTCTGCAAATGCTACATTACGTCCTCATCAACCTAACTGATCTGAGCACACGTCTTTACTTCGTTCTGTGACGGCTGAGTCCTTCCCTGAGGGATGATACTGCACAACTGACAGTACTTACAGTAAAGGCCTGGCTGAGAAACatatacagtaaacaagtcCCTACAGACCAAATAAACATTGTATTGTTACTCTGGTAACAGTTGCTGGGATGTCATCATCACAGCCTGGACAGTGTCAAGATCTCAAGAGGCTGCTTATACAGAAGTGCCTGACTAACACGCCATCTTCAACACTCATACTCTCCTCCAAAGAAATAGACGCACACGGAAAGACAACATCTGACTCGCGCGTTATTTCACAGCACAGTGATTGATCACGGCCCCATTTAAACAATGAAACATTGTCAATAAACAACAACGCGAGCAAACGTGCAACCAGGTTAGTCTGGTTAATGAGTCACAGAGCTGACTAGCTCATCTCCTGCTGGTGACCGTTATGCATCACTGCTTTCGTGAATGCTCTGTCATTTCTGATTTCCGCAGTCAGTGTTTCTGTTACTAATGGTGACAATGGACAGATTTAGCTGGAAGCTGCATTAAACGAACCATCTGTGCAACTAATGTAATCCAACACAGCAACATGTACAAAGGTTCTCCTATTGAGATGGAACAAGCCTGGTTTTGGAAACATTCAACAGAAATCATACAAATGTAAAAACGAGGGTGATAAAAGGGGGAAACAATAAACAAGAGGATACAGGTCAAGCCTTATTTAATCAATGGGTTCTGTATCCATAAACACCAAAGAACAAATTAAACCAGTGATTAAAAACTaacacaaattattatatttagaataaattaactgtggaaACTGGATGTTCTCaggagaaataaataaataaactggtTTCACAGAAAAGgtttaagcctagtcccagactaaaatgcacgtttgaactgttttaactgaaagcaacttgcattgacatcttaaaatatgtcagtgccattgtgttgtctcaagatgcacatccatgtttataaaagctacttgaatgacctaattaaactaaggcctaatcctggcttaatctaagccctgtctatGAAACCAGACCCTAATGTGACAATGTATTTGTCTGACAGATGCTCTGGTGCCATTTCTGATTATGTTATTAATCTATCAGCAGGTTCCCTAAATGGACACAAACACACCTGCAGACAACCGAAATGTAAAAAGATTTATTAAAaggaaaatttttatttttcaaatatacaTGAGATATTTACACAGCTTGAGGGCAGAGGGTTTGTATATAATTGTCTTTGGGAAGAGTTTATACTTTAGAAGTGGTGCTATGAAAGGCGTATGTGATGTGGTTACGGGCATGATTTAGGTAAATATCATTATATGACTGAACATCTCCAGAAAAATGCCTCCACTGCATGAGCTCAGACATGCTGACTCGTTGCGGAAATGACATTGTGCTGTCGGCATGGCGACCCAGCTGACATGCCCTTCCGGTCTCCTCGTTTATCTCCTTCACAAAACCTGGCACAAATACATGCAAATGAATTAAAAAGGGCTACTAATGAAAGGcatatgtatacacacacaaatacacactgcATTTAGGCATGTAAACATAGTCAAGACAatctgctgaagctcaaactgagcatcagaattgGGAAGAAAGTTGATTTAAGTCTCTTTAAACATGGCATGGGTGTTGGTGCCAGGCAGgccggtctgagtatttcagaaactgctgatctactgggatttactaaggtttacagagaatggtctgaaaaagagaaaatatccagcGAGCGGCAGTTCTGTGGGCAAAAATGTCTTGTTGAtcccagaggtcagaggagaatggccagactggtttAAGCTGATAAAAAGGCAAtagtaactcaaataaccacttGCTATAACcgaggtctgcagaagagcatctctgaacttACAACACATTGAACCTTGAAGTAGATGGGCTAAAGCAGCAGAAGACCACACCGGGTGCCACAAGAACAGcagctaagaacaggaaactgaggctacaaGTTGTGCAGACTCGCCAAAATTGGACAACAGAAGACTGGAAAACATTGCCTTgtctgatgagtctcgatttctgctgcgacattcagatagggtcagaatttggtataaacaacatgaaagcatggatccattCTGCACTGTATCAGTGGTTCAgggtggtggtgtaatggtgtgcgggatattttcttggcacactttgtaCCAATTAAGCCTCACTTGAATGTCACAGTCTACCTACcgttgctgaccatgtccatccctttatgaccacaaatcatctcaaactggtttcttgaacatgacaacaAGTTCACTTTAGACACCAAATCTTAATCCTATGACTTCAGAACCTAGAAGTCCAATTTGCCACGGATTCCTTCAAGATTTTCCTGAGGATTTTCAATGAGTAAAACAAAGCCTCTGGTAATCATAACCTTACGATATTTTGACGTTTTGTTCTACAATGTACACTGCACACATTCACACCTCAAACTGTCTTAtctagtttgtttttttttcaaagttttcaaaaatgaacataacggcttcaaaatgaacatttttgctATGTGCAATTTACGTCAAAGTATAGTCAAGTTAAGATTACTAAAGGCTTTATTTTACACATAAATCGTAAAACCCCATAGGAAAATTTTTGAaggagccagcggcaaattaGTGTTCCAGGTTCTGACGTCATACCTCCACCACTCTATAGAGCACCTTTGGGATGTAGTGGAACGGAGATTcgcatcatggatgtgcagccCAAAAAATTGCAGCAACTGCGTGATGCTCAATAAGGACATCAATAAGGACAttccaaaaatgaatttttagCAGCAATAATTCAGTCATCAGTGGTCTTTCAGAatttttaattgattgacagccctaatgcATAACAGTAGAAGAATCATCTAGTTCCtcctttatttaaaggtgccgtagaatggaaaattgaatttaccttggcatagttgaataacaagagttcagtacatggaaatgacatacagtgagtctcaaacaccattgtttcctcctccttatgtaaatctcatttgtttaaaagacctccgaagaacaggcaaatctcattaatatgtacgcccctaatatttgcatatgccagcccatgttcaatgcattacacaagggcagccagtattaacgtctggatgtgcacagctgaatcatcagactaggtaagcaagcaagaacaatagcgaaaaatggcagtggagcaataataacatgatgacatgatccatgataacatgatatttttagtgatatttgtaaattgtctttctaaacgtttcattagcatgttgctaatgtactgttaaatgtggttaaagttaccatcgtttcttactgtattcacggagacaagagccgtcgctattttcatttttaaacacttgcagtctgtataatgcataaacacaacttcattctttataaatctctccaacagtgtgtaatgttagctttagcctgttagccacagagcatagcctcaaactcactaagaatcaaatgtaaacatccaaataaatactgtacttacgcgagtagacatgctgcatgacgaacacttagtaaagatcaattttgagggttatattagctgtgcgaactttgtttatgctgcttAAGGCAGCTGGAGCTTCggggcagggagcacgagaatttaaaggggccgcagcctgaatcagcgcatatttaatgatgccccaaaataggcagttaaattaataaaaaaaatctatgggtattttgagctgaaactgcacagacacattcaggggacaccttagacttatattacatcttttgaaaacacgttctacggcacctttaattctgtttagttttatttgttttattagatTTGTTTGCATTTATTTACCTGGTGTATTTCCATCTCCGGTGCACTGGCAGTCCAGCAGGTCATGTGTGAGGCAGGATGTATTAGGTTCAAAACTGAAAAGGTCCCGTAGCTCCTCAGCAGAAAAGCTACTATGCTCCGCTTTTTTGGCCAGGTCCACCACTGTCCCAGAAAGCCCCTGTTTACTCACCTGCCTCTGATAGATCTTCTCTTCTATGGAACCTATAAGGAGACACATGCTCACTACTGCAGGCCAAACTCGTGCACAAACCCATAAACAAATACTTTTTCCATCTGACAGCCTTCTATAAATAAAGCCGTCTCATCATGTGATATGTGTCATAACATAGAGCCTATTGGTAGAAAAGTAAGTTTGTGTGGGTTATGATTGATGAAAGCCTGTGAGATGTTTCATGTCAAGTTCTTCTTGATATTGCACAGTCATAACAAGCATCTAAATTTATCAATCGACAGACAGGCTGGTGATACTCATTTTCTGggtaattaaaaaatgttttggttaCCTGTTGTTAGAAATCTGTAGATGTGAACTGTTTTCTTCTGTCCATCTCGCCACACACGTGCCATGGCCTGACAGATAATTATCAATACTAATTAAATGATTGAGTCTTATAAAACAAATGTTATCACTCAAAGCTCTTAGAAAGCATTCATCATGGCAGCGAAACAAAATGATTGTGACGTGAAAGATGCAGAACATTTACACATAAATACATGAGTGAACAGGATTTATAAAACaggttatgtttttttttgcattcacTGCCACCCAGTGGTCTGTATTAAAGGTACAACTAAGACAAGCATGTGGATTTACAACAGTGAAGTCCAACTGCAGTGTTTCTAACTGATCTCAAAACACCATGAATAGCATGATATCTGATTTTGTGTAATACTGTATAATGTATAGTGATTTATTATTGCTTTACATGGCTAAGTGTAACGTGGAAGTCCACTGACCTGTATATCATTGGCAGGGTTCCAGTCTATATCATATAAAACAAGATGGGAGGCACCAATGAGGTTTAGCCCCACCCCTCCAGCCTTGGAGCTGAGTAGCAACAGGAAGTTGGATGAGTGCGGGCTGTTGAAGGAATCAACAATTCGTTGTCGCTGGGCAACAGGTGTCTGTCCATCAAGCCGACACCATTTATAGCCTATTTGATCACAGACATCCTGCAGCAAGTCAAGAGTCTGTGTGTAGTTGGACACCAAAACAACCCTAAGTAGAGAAAGACAGCAAGACAAAACTGTGCACGAGTCTCATACTCATCCCAACAAATTTGACTTGTTCAGACTTCTTGTCCTAATCACTTCTTGAAACCTTTAAAACAAGATGTCTGTAATGAAGTATGGCAGCAGTGGTGTATATGTGGTACCTGTCTGTTCGATTGACATGCTGTATTGCCGACAGCAGGTCTGTTAACACTAGAAGTTTCCCAGAGTCTGCAGTGCCGAAGGCACCTGTGGAATATCCATCAGGAAAGAGTTCCATAATTCCATCCTCATACATCTCATCTGACTTTTCCTGAAGCAAATACCACAAAGCATGATTAAAAAGTAGCAATATTTAGATAAAGAACATGAAAGAGCAAAATACCATCACCTATTATACCTGTAGAGTGTTGTAGAGCAGCCCGGGGTGGTTGCAGAGTTTCTTGAGGGCATTGATGCATACGAGGTGTGGgctgtgtgtgtaagtgtgtgtgctgGCACCAGAGAGGCAGGCTCTGATGGGCCGCGTGGCCAGAAGGACTCCATACAGACGCAGCTGCAGCTCAGTGGGTTTGCAGAATACGGTCCACTCAATCCGTTCGGATAAATACTGATTAATGATCTCCTGAGTGCGCCGTAATGTAAACACACCTGTTAGACGAAAGAGCTCAGCGGCACGTTCCTCTCCAATATTTCGCTCTTCCTAAAACACAGTTCAATGCACAATATACCACACCAGCTGATGAATACAGACAAGACacacagtgtatatatacacacacacacaaacacacagagtacctgtcaaaagtttggaaacattacttttttttcttcttttttctcttatgctcaccaagactgcatttatttaataaaaaaaatacagcaattcatttgcaaaaataattgtttttatatatattatatatatatatatatatatatatatatatatatatatatatatatatgtatacacacacatatatatataaaaaataataaaataataagataataaaaataatcattatcTTGTTACCTCAGTGCAGGTGGGCTGGCGAGATCTGAGAATGGGCTCTTCATAAATCTTCCTGTAGGCGGCAGATGTTCCCAGAATTCCTGGATTTACAAACTCAACGATGGAATAAAACTCCTGCAGGTCATTCTGCACTGGAGTTcctgttaaaataataattacagaACTTTTTAACAATTACATAATGTTATACTAATACACTTGTTTATAAAAgtgttgtgtttgtttgaaaTAGGAAACCTGTTAATATAAGACGGCGTTCACATGAGAGTGCTGTGAGTGCGCTGGCCGTtttgatgttgctgtttttaagTCGATGACCCTCATCACAGATGAGCACTCCAAAATCCAGCTCTTTCAATTGGTCCACAGAGCGCAGAAACATCTCGTAACTGATCACCATGACGGAGCAAAGAGGAGAAGAGACAAAGTCCTCCACGCGGTGATCCTACAGAGACAACATACACTTTTAATCCTCTTATCTTCATCCATCTAACTGACACAAACAGCCATGCATACACACCTGGTCCACAGTGTAAACACTAATCCTCTCCCTGCCCAGCCACTTTTTGAACTCAGCAGCCCAGTTTTTGACCAAACTTCCTGGACAAACCACAAGTGCCTTCTTCAGTACAGGCCGCCCACCGTAGGGGCCTTGTCTCAGTAGTGTCCATAGAATACAAACACACTGCAGCGTCTTCCCCAGTCCCATCTCATCTGCCAGAATAGCCCCACAGCGTCCAGGAAGTCtgcaacacacaaacatacataagCAAAGAAGTGCATATGTAAAACACTGCAACAATAGATAAACTGTtatggtagcactttattttacagtcctgttacTATGTACATAATATGgacttattatagtaattacaataactgggtaataactaggtactaaccatgaacctacccctaaacttaACCTTAAtccatgtagttaccttatattaccaggtactttcttaggtaagtaCACAGTGCACGTaccgtaaaataaagtgcaactcTCTTATTTACCTCATTCCCATTAAGCATTCATAAAGAAAGACCACGCCCTCTCTCTGATGTGGCCGAAGATGATTGGTCAAATGGGGGTCGATGACCACATCCACCAGTGGAGAACCGGATTTATTATACAGCCACTGGTGTTCAGTTGTCGGTCGTGGCATCACCAGGGCGCCTAGGGACAAAGCAGGacaaatatggatattttttaaaagaccACCAAGTCTTTAGATTAAAAAGTAATAGTTAAAATTCATAAGCCCCCGGTTTAAGGCTTAAACCTAGTGCCAGACTAAAATGCacgtttgagctgttttaactgaaagcaacatgcaatgacatttcttaaaatatgtcagtgtcattgttttgtcacaatatgcacatcagtaatgttttttctaaggcacgttgataaaagctacttaaatgtcctaattgaactaaggcctaatccagGCTTAATCTAAGCCTGTCTGTAAAACCAGACCATAATCTCTAAGGGCAAATGGATATGCTAAATAATGCAACTGGGAATTTTAACCATTTTTAATCACCTTTTgtcttcattattttttttttttaaatggacttGCAGTGtgacaaatttattttatttatttttttaatattaatattcaatTTATCAGTTACTGTAAAGATATAAAAGAACATGAATAGTTATAAAATAGACAAATGCTGTATTAGTTGAGCATGTGCTGTACCTGGTGTGTTAGGGTCATGTCTGGGTTTACAGATCGGTTTGTCAGGTTCAGTCTCTGTAAGTGCACCTCCCTTGAGTGCTGGTCTGCTAAAGGATTTGGATACTGGTCGATATACAGGAGCCTTCAAGACCGTTTCTGCAGGAGTTTCAACAGCAGCATCTTGAAAACAACGGCCTTTGGCGTAGTCCTCATCGGATATGACTCCCATGACCTCAATTTGTTTCCCTCCCACCATAAGAGTCTGACCCTCACACAAGCTCTCCAGCTCTGATGCCTTGTAGCCTGAACCTAACCGAAAAACACAGATTTAAAACACACATCTTCGGCTGAATAATTATTATCATAATATGAACAATAACCGATAAATGGCAAATAGTATAGTAAATAGtaaaaaagtttaaagtttttttctaaaaacaaaaaacaaaaaaacccaacaacatttcaatcattttactgctttaaaaGTGAATTTAGGTATCCCAAAATTATAATGTACAGTgagaaaaaattacatttaacaatgttattaaattagtgtttttaaaacctttaaagCATTTGATGACAAAAAAGAAGAGTGAGCATAATCtgcacaaatatatataaaaaaactggtagcactttacaataaagttcattagttaatgtattaacttacatgaactaaccatgagcaatacagttgttcattgttagttcacagtgcattaactaatgttaacaagattttaataatgtattagtaaatgttgaaattaacaaagatgaataaatgctgtataagtgcagttcattattagttaatgttaactaatgttaactaatgaaccttattgtaaggTGTTACCAAAAACCTATATTgaccaataaaaaaaactttgtgcATCCCTAaattaaaatatgcatttatgtGCAAAATCAAATCCAAAAGTATTGCTAGAATGTGCTGTGATAGGCTAACCTCGTCCAATGTCCCGCCCCTCCATGTCTTTGAGGACAACAGTCCGCCCCCTGGCAACTAGCACAGCGTCGCCTTCCCAGCGCTTATGCTTCCTTGATGACGCCTTGCACCACATTACACTATAGTAGCGTGCTTTAAGAATAAACAAATGAAGGATCAGCAATAATACCAAGACATAGCAATAACCTACATCACAGACAATGTTCTACTGATTACAAAGATTCAATAAGGTAGAAATGTGCCTTTATACAACAACCCGGCATTTGCAGAACTGCTGATATTGTTCTTTTGTTCTGTCGGTCTACATAATTACAAGTCAGGTGACAAACAATGGCATTAAAATAATTCACATTTGCAAGATTTTCACATCAGcctaaagtcagcatgaaatcaaaattgacaattattattttttttatgtatcatcACAGGTTTATTATACATGAtatatctgtgcacatcattttcttaaaatttagtTCCCCTGTAATCTTGAAAAACATTCCCCTCACAAtcacatctcttctctgatgatgtgcgCATCAGCACAAGGGCGGGGCAACCTCAAACGACagcgatccaatcaattcccaaaagacaaaatcaagcccccgCCCTTACATTTTGTCTAATTTTTGAAGCGATTTCATTTgaatatacatcacaatacagGAAAAAGCcatttccatttcatgctgaGTGCTTTAAATAAACGCATTGTACTATAAATAAACACCCAAATGAAGTCTACACAAACACCTCAACTGAGAAGGTTCTCATTCATTGCTGTTGCTATGTAACACTTCCTGTGTGACAAAAAAAGAGATAAAAGGACAAGCTTAAACAGAGATTAAAGCAATTAGGAATTTATTAGcgaatatatatacaaaataaaaactcattgTCTTCTTCAATCAGGACATTCACACATTAAAAAGTTTAATTCCTGCAACAAATATCAGAAACAATCCTCATACAAATGTCGACTGAATagaaaaactgtacaaacaagaaATAACTATACAAAAAGTCAGCTAATTTCGACTTCATATTAACGAGTTCCCTTTGTGACACACTTGCAGATCCGACACTGGAAGTGTCACATCAATGGCAATCCCTGGCGTAGTCTGGCCGCCCTCAATTTCTCCACTTTGACCCTTGACCGGAGAAGCTCCTCCTCCAACTGTTGCTTTCTCTTAAGCCCCTCCCTCTTCTCCTCTAGATATAGTCCAAGCTTTCTGTGATTGGCCAGAAGCAGCTCATGCTCCTCTCGTATCATCTGCAAAGCTTCTGCCTCAAAAACGGGATTTTTGAACGCCGCTCTCCCCCTCTGATACGCGCTCCTCCTGGCACCGAGTGCCGACGGTGAGGGTGGCAGGTGTACAGAGGAGGGGCACGGAGAAAGAGAGGCCGCGTACACATGAGAGGCTAaatcctcctcctcctcgtcTTCCTCCTCTTCCACTACTTCACTGTCCCTCTCGTTCTGTCCGTGGTGGGCCTGACTGCTCGGGGTGGCGATGGTGACAGGTGAACCGTGGGATGTAATCAAGTGGATATCAGGAGG
The Chanodichthys erythropterus isolate Z2021 chromosome 2, ASM2448905v1, whole genome shotgun sequence DNA segment above includes these coding regions:
- the rad54b gene encoding DNA repair and recombination protein RAD54B → MRRSGAPSQIRGNAAKKPRFMPPGPARNDGPPLLDPQPEPSLPSPPPTSALGNLLLNKVQRCLSSKDSPAVSNAPLGSKALARVLSAVPQGECKENSLSSSPDFPEAEQSADKDSCSIQPNTHANCTTAARYYSVMWCKASSRKHKRWEGDAVLVARGRTVVLKDMEGRDIGRGSGYKASELESLCEGQTLMVGGKQIEVMGVISDEDYAKGRCFQDAAVETPAETVLKAPVYRPVSKSFSRPALKGGALTETEPDKPICKPRHDPNTPGALVMPRPTTEHQWLYNKSGSPLVDVVIDPHLTNHLRPHQREGVVFLYECLMGMRLPGRCGAILADEMGLGKTLQCVCILWTLLRQGPYGGRPVLKKALVVCPGSLVKNWAAEFKKWLGRERISVYTVDQDHRVEDFVSSPLCSVMVISYEMFLRSVDQLKELDFGVLICDEGHRLKNSNIKTASALTALSCERRLILTGTPVQNDLQEFYSIVEFVNPGILGTSAAYRKIYEEPILRSRQPTCTEEERNIGEERAAELFRLTGVFTLRRTQEIINQYLSERIEWTVFCKPTELQLRLYGVLLATRPIRACLSGASTHTYTHSPHLVCINALKKLCNHPGLLYNTLQEKSDEMYEDGIMELFPDGYSTGAFGTADSGKLLVLTDLLSAIQHVNRTDRVVLVSNYTQTLDLLQDVCDQIGYKWCRLDGQTPVAQRQRIVDSFNSPHSSNFLLLLSSKAGGVGLNLIGASHLVLYDIDWNPANDIQAMARVWRDGQKKTVHIYRFLTTGSIEEKIYQRQVSKQGLSGTVVDLAKKAEHSSFSAEELRDLFSFEPNTSCLTHDLLDCQCTGDGNTPGFVKEINEETGRACQLGRHADSTMSFPQRVSMSELMQWRHFSGDVQSYNDIYLNHARNHITYAFHSTTSKV